In Physeter macrocephalus isolate SW-GA chromosome 2, ASM283717v5, whole genome shotgun sequence, a single window of DNA contains:
- the LOC102993706 gene encoding LOW QUALITY PROTEIN: olfactory receptor 7G1-like (The sequence of the model RefSeq protein was modified relative to this genomic sequence to represent the inferred CDS: substituted 1 base at 1 genomic stop codon) translates to MEPRNQTDVSEFLLLRLTEDPELKTTFFKLFLSVYLITVLGNLLIIXAVISDYQLHAPMYFFLSNLSFTDICFSTTMIPKILVNIQAQNQSITSRGCLTQISFVLTFVCWENFLFLVMAYDRYVAIRHPLRCTVSMNASLCVQLILLSLFISIADALLHSLMVLQLSFCTDLEISLFCEVVQAIKLACSDTLIDNILIYFTASIFAGVPLSGIIFSYIQIVSSILKMPSSGRKYKAFSTCGSHLSVVSFFYGTAFGVYISSAVTDSSRKTAVASLMYTVVAPMMHPFIYSLRNRDMKGVLRKLIGRVLLFCDCVIRFGMGSLE, encoded by the exons ATGGAGCCCAGAAACCAAACAGATGTTTCAGAATTTCTTCTCTTGAGACTGACAGAGGATCCAGAACTGAAGACCACTTTCTTCAAACTGTTCCTGTCCGTGTACCTGATCACTGTCCTGGGAAACCTTCTCATCATCTAG gcggTCATCTCTGACTACCAACTCCACGCTCCCATGTACTTCTTTCTCTCCAATCTCTCCTTTACTGACATCTGTTTCAGCACCACCATGATCCCAAAGATCCTGGTGAACATCCAAGCACAGAATCAGAGCATCACTTCTAGAGGCTGCCTCACCCAGATCAGCTTTGttctgacttttgtttgttgggaaaattttctctttttagtaaTGGCCTATGATCGTTATGTGGCTATTCGTCACCCACTAAGATGCACAGTCAGCATGAACGCCAGCCTCTGTGTTCAGCTGATTCTACTCTCCTTGTTCATTAGCATTGCAGATGCCCTGCTCCATAGTCTGATGGTGCTGCAACTGTCCTTTTGCACAGACCTGGAAATCTCCCTCTTCTGTGAAGTTGTTCAGGCCATCAAACTTGCGTGTTCTGATACCCTCATCGATAACATCCTGATATATTTTACAGCTAGCATATTTGCTGGTGTTCCTCTTTCTGGAATCATTTTCTCTTATATTCAAATTGTTTCCTCCATTTTGAAAATGCCATCATCAGGCAGAAAGTATAAAGCTTTTTCTACCTGTGGGTCTCACCTTtcagttgtttcctttttctatGGGACAGCTTTTGGGGTGTACATTAGTTCGGCAGTTACTGACTCTTCCAGGAAGACTGCAGTGGCTTCACTAATGTACACTGTGGTCGCTCCTATGATGCACCCCTTCATCTACAGCCTGAGGAACAGAGACATGAAGGGAGTTTTGAGGAAACTTATTGGTAGAGTACTTCTTTTCTGTGATTGTGTCATCCGATTTGGGATGGGTTCACTAGAATGA